A genomic segment from Gracilimonas sediminicola encodes:
- a CDS encoding sensor histidine kinase: MTGGTYQAGMLIVSLGFWDSLCAISMGGMGLDYLLESITLGVFLIAGSLEWLNRDTLLILFAVSLIGLIILSSILYAYRKQRKRQQEINKSLSEGARNLSYLNDDIHRFIGVVSHDLRSPLNSITAISELLAMDADQLPPKEIEEYAGNIHDLTMRINNLVSNMMDANKIELGEVKIKPEPISPEKTVTDVFNALKILGDKKSIKTILRIDDNLPLVVADQEALSRVLENLINNAYKFSHPDSSVTIKVEHLSAEQKVRISIGDEGPGFTEEDRKNMYNKFSKLSASPTGGEKTTGLGLYIVQKLVHRMDGRIELESEPGSGSVFSIYLKSA; this comes from the coding sequence ATGACTGGCGGCACATACCAAGCAGGTATGTTAATCGTCTCACTTGGATTTTGGGATAGCTTGTGTGCTATTTCAATGGGTGGGATGGGATTAGACTATCTGCTCGAATCTATTACACTTGGGGTATTCCTTATAGCAGGAAGCTTAGAGTGGCTTAACCGTGACACTCTTCTCATCTTATTTGCCGTTTCCCTGATTGGTCTTATCATCCTTAGCTCTATACTTTATGCTTACAGAAAGCAGCGTAAAAGGCAACAGGAAATTAACAAATCCCTTAGCGAGGGGGCACGCAACCTTTCTTATCTCAACGACGATATCCATCGTTTTATCGGTGTAGTATCACACGATTTACGCAGTCCCCTAAATTCCATTACAGCCATTTCCGAACTTTTGGCTATGGATGCCGATCAGCTTCCCCCAAAAGAAATAGAAGAATATGCCGGAAACATTCATGATTTAACCATGCGCATAAATAACCTGGTTAGCAACATGATGGACGCCAATAAAATTGAACTTGGGGAAGTGAAGATAAAGCCCGAACCGATTTCTCCTGAAAAAACGGTGACCGATGTCTTCAATGCGCTTAAGATTTTGGGAGATAAAAAATCTATAAAAACCATTCTACGAATTGATGACAATCTCCCTCTGGTCGTAGCCGATCAGGAAGCTCTTTCCCGTGTGTTAGAAAACCTGATTAATAATGCCTATAAATTTTCCCATCCCGACTCTTCAGTCACTATCAAAGTGGAACACCTGTCCGCCGAACAAAAGGTAAGAATCAGTATTGGCGATGAAGGACCGGGATTTACGGAAGAGGATAGAAAGAACATGTATAACAAATTCTCCAAGTTATCTGCATCTCCCACCGGTGGAGAAAAAACTACGGGGCTTGGCCTTTATATTGTTCAAAAATTGGTTCACCGCATGGATGGCCGCATTGAATTGGAAAGCGAACCAGGAAGTGGTTCTGTATTTTCAATTTATCTGAAATCTGCCTGA
- a CDS encoding T9SS type A sorting domain-containing protein, with translation MRLYKTLLVVIGLLISTGAQAQSVISFMGGTLESSSMTLTFTAGEALAGNFSSASVSISGGFSNGSDLVFTSNEMPVTDLPDSFRLLQNYPNPFNPSTNISFDLPKSADIRVEVFNSIGAKVAVLAEGRKPAGSYTLRFNASSLASGMYFYRFMADGNVIATQKMLLIK, from the coding sequence ATGCGGTTATACAAAACTCTGCTTGTGGTAATCGGGCTGTTGATCAGCACGGGTGCACAAGCTCAAAGTGTGATTTCTTTTATGGGTGGTACGCTCGAAAGTTCTTCTATGACGTTAACCTTTACGGCAGGGGAAGCGTTAGCGGGTAATTTCAGCAGCGCATCCGTAAGTATAAGCGGAGGGTTCAGCAATGGCAGCGACTTGGTTTTCACCTCCAACGAGATGCCGGTTACCGACCTGCCGGATTCATTTCGGTTATTGCAGAACTATCCGAATCCATTCAACCCCTCTACAAACATTTCATTCGACTTGCCGAAATCGGCAGATATCAGGGTTGAAGTTTTTAATTCTATCGGGGCAAAAGTAGCAGTGCTTGCTGAAGGCAGAAAACCGGCGGGCAGTTACACCCTGCGCTTCAACGCCTCAAGTCTTGCAAGTGGCATGTATTTCTATCGCTTTATGGCAGATGGAAACGTGATTGCTACCCAGAAAATGCTTTTGATCAAATAA
- a CDS encoding tail fiber domain-containing protein — protein MNNLFYKLLFTILAVLFTAEVMAQVPQGFNFQAVARNADGDLIANSELGVRISVLQGSETGTAVYTETQTPTTSAVGSFQIVIGEGVSDGDFSSIDWSADNFYVKLEIDPAGGTEYEELGTTRLLSVPYALLARDVVNGGGSFETEVNLDLSAGDTTYVINQTGDNGDKFTPAFTVNSELSGTNQAIDANTFSQSGSTETQYGLSGSAIGEGTGTHIGVLGSALHDEGEGTGGRRYGLYGQARSNGRENIGGFGLGLGNGDGEIVALGDEFAGGEFNVGGFNIGLVGFARQNLNGNIGIRGYTYGSEGARENRAVSAEAVTTATGRNIGVQAIVHSSQSDNMGFQALMFDDGSGNASANNIGVELDVSNGATDNNYGIRGYINGSATNNTGMFLEVSGGSNSNVGLNVTAPTAAELNGDVNISGNLTVSGSITETSDRNLKENIQPLQNGLSTIMKLNPTTYNFRGNGEYKGMKLSTGLHYGLIAQEVEEVLPSLVKNNLHTYSEMQSEGNGPDATNETAIKKTMEFKTMNYTELIPVLIKGMQEQQAEIERLKKEIEELRKDK, from the coding sequence ATGAATAATCTATTCTACAAACTACTTTTTACGATACTTGCTGTACTGTTTACAGCAGAAGTAATGGCCCAGGTGCCACAAGGTTTTAATTTTCAGGCCGTAGCCAGAAATGCTGACGGAGACCTGATCGCAAACTCAGAACTTGGGGTTCGGATAAGTGTATTGCAAGGCAGTGAAACCGGTACCGCTGTTTATACCGAAACTCAGACACCCACTACAAGTGCGGTTGGTTCATTCCAGATTGTGATAGGAGAAGGGGTATCAGATGGTGACTTCAGCTCTATAGACTGGTCTGCAGATAACTTTTACGTAAAGCTGGAAATAGACCCGGCCGGAGGAACTGAATACGAGGAGTTGGGAACTACGCGTTTGCTTTCGGTTCCTTATGCGTTACTGGCTCGTGATGTCGTGAATGGGGGAGGATCATTTGAAACAGAAGTTAACCTCGACCTCAGTGCAGGCGACACCACGTATGTAATTAACCAGACCGGTGATAATGGAGATAAATTTACCCCGGCATTTACTGTTAACTCAGAATTAAGTGGAACTAATCAGGCTATAGATGCCAATACATTTTCACAATCAGGTAGCACAGAAACACAATACGGCCTTTCCGGAAGTGCTATTGGGGAGGGAACCGGAACTCATATTGGTGTTTTAGGTTCAGCATTGCATGATGAAGGAGAGGGCACTGGTGGCAGACGTTATGGTCTGTATGGTCAGGCCCGGTCAAACGGCCGCGAGAATATTGGTGGTTTTGGTCTCGGGCTAGGAAACGGGGATGGTGAAATCGTAGCATTAGGAGATGAATTTGCCGGAGGTGAGTTTAATGTTGGAGGATTCAATATTGGCCTTGTAGGGTTTGCCCGTCAAAACCTGAATGGAAACATTGGTATTCGCGGATACACGTATGGTTCAGAAGGTGCCAGAGAGAACAGAGCTGTTTCAGCTGAAGCGGTAACTACGGCAACGGGAAGAAATATAGGTGTACAGGCTATTGTTCACAGTTCACAATCAGACAATATGGGATTTCAGGCACTGATGTTTGACGATGGTTCCGGAAATGCTTCTGCCAATAACATTGGAGTTGAACTGGATGTCAGCAATGGTGCCACAGACAATAATTACGGTATCAGGGGATATATCAATGGTTCGGCTACCAATAATACCGGAATGTTTCTTGAAGTATCAGGAGGCAGTAATTCAAATGTTGGGTTGAACGTAACAGCTCCAACAGCTGCAGAGTTGAATGGAGATGTGAATATAAGTGGGAATTTGACCGTCTCAGGTTCTATTACTGAAACCTCAGACCGCAATCTAAAGGAAAACATTCAGCCGCTTCAAAACGGATTAAGTACTATTATGAAGCTGAATCCAACCACCTATAATTTCCGTGGAAATGGCGAGTATAAAGGAATGAAGCTTTCCACCGGTTTACACTATGGACTCATTGCCCAGGAAGTGGAAGAAGTACTTCCTTCGCTGGTTAAAAATAACCTGCACACTTACAGCGAAATGCAAAGTGAAGGTAACGGCCCGGATGCCACTAATGAAACCGCAATCAAAAAGACCATGGAATTCAAAACCATGAACTACACCGAGTTGATTCCGGTATTGATTAAAGGCATGCAGGAGCAGCAGGCTGAAATCGAGCGGCTTAAAAAAGAAATCGAAGAGCTTCGGAAGGACAAATAA